Proteins encoded together in one Halalkaliarchaeum sp. AArc-CO window:
- the trpE gene encoding anthranilate synthase component I, which produces MTATDVDAGSAFELDRTREEFCDLAAGASGPAVVRLSATLDVDTSPLSAYAALTADNGDYTFLLESARKVASSDPDGAFAPGSDVERHARYSFVGYDPDAVISVYPDRTDVESFGPAAEAIEVDDAGDTLDRLRASMPTVEPVGFPETDRQQLSGGLVGFLAYDSVYDIWLEEVGVDRPEPIVPDAQFCLTTRTLVFDDVEGTVELVLTPFLQPEDDPGDRYDALVTEAQEVAETLSAAAKEPVATGDGITIETERAGPREEYEDAVRRAKRHVLDGDIYQGVISRTREFDGEVDPLALYAALRDVNPSPYMYLLSYGDRSIVGASPETLVSVQGRRLVSNPIAGTGPRGDSPAEDRRLAGEMLADDKERAEHTMLVDLARNDVRRVSTPGSVRVEEFMNVLKYSHVQHIESTVTGRLAADADAFDATRATFPAGTLTGAPKIRAMEIIDDLETTPRGVYGGGVGYYSWTGDADMAIVIRTATIDHEETVDRLTVRAGAGLVADSEPTAEYDETEHKMDGVLAAVDRIDSTTDLGASR; this is translated from the coding sequence GTGACGGCGACGGATGTCGACGCCGGAAGCGCGTTCGAACTCGACCGTACCCGCGAGGAGTTTTGTGATCTCGCGGCGGGAGCCTCCGGTCCGGCGGTCGTTCGGCTGTCGGCGACTCTCGACGTCGACACCTCGCCGCTTTCGGCGTACGCGGCGCTTACCGCCGACAACGGCGACTACACCTTCCTCCTGGAGAGCGCACGAAAGGTCGCCTCCAGCGACCCGGACGGTGCGTTCGCCCCTGGATCGGACGTCGAACGTCACGCCCGATACTCCTTCGTCGGTTACGATCCGGACGCGGTGATTTCGGTGTATCCGGATCGGACGGACGTGGAGTCGTTCGGTCCGGCGGCCGAGGCGATCGAGGTCGACGACGCCGGTGACACGCTCGACCGCCTTCGGGCGTCGATGCCGACCGTCGAACCCGTCGGCTTTCCCGAGACGGATCGCCAGCAGCTGTCGGGGGGGCTGGTCGGCTTTCTCGCGTACGATTCCGTCTACGACATCTGGCTCGAGGAGGTGGGCGTCGACCGCCCCGAGCCGATTGTCCCGGACGCCCAGTTTTGCCTGACGACGCGGACGCTCGTCTTCGACGACGTCGAGGGGACCGTCGAACTGGTGTTGACGCCGTTTCTGCAGCCGGAGGACGATCCGGGCGACCGGTACGACGCGCTCGTCACCGAGGCACAGGAGGTCGCCGAAACGCTGTCTGCGGCGGCGAAGGAACCGGTCGCCACCGGGGACGGGATCACGATCGAGACCGAGCGCGCCGGCCCACGGGAGGAGTACGAGGACGCAGTTCGGCGTGCGAAGCGACACGTGCTCGACGGCGACATCTATCAGGGCGTCATCTCGCGAACGCGGGAGTTCGACGGGGAGGTCGACCCGCTGGCGCTGTACGCGGCACTCAGGGACGTGAACCCGTCGCCGTACATGTACCTCCTCTCGTACGGGGACCGATCGATCGTCGGCGCCAGCCCGGAAACGCTCGTCTCCGTTCAGGGGCGCCGGCTCGTGTCGAACCCGATCGCCGGCACCGGTCCCCGGGGTGACAGCCCCGCGGAGGACCGCAGGCTCGCCGGCGAGATGCTCGCCGACGACAAGGAACGGGCCGAACACACGATGCTCGTGGATCTTGCCAGAAACGACGTCAGACGGGTGTCCACGCCCGGCTCGGTTCGGGTCGAGGAGTTCATGAACGTCCTCAAGTACAGCCACGTCCAGCACATCGAGTCGACGGTCACCGGTCGTCTCGCCGCCGACGCCGACGCGTTCGATGCGACCCGCGCGACGTTCCCGGCGGGGACGCTCACCGGCGCGCCGAAGATCAGAGCAATGGAGATCATCGACGACCTGGAGACCACACCACGTGGGGTCTACGGCGGTGGGGTCGGATATTACTCCTGGACTGGCGATGCGGACATGGCGATCGTGATCCGGACGGCGACGATCGACCACGAGGAAACGGTCGACCGGCTCACCGTCCGGGCCGGCGCTGGTCTCGTCGCCGACAGCGAGCCGACAGCCGAGTACGACGAAACCGAACACAAGATGGACGGCGTTCTCGCTGCCGTCGACCGGATCGACTCGACGACCGACCTGGGGGCGTCACGATGA
- the trpG gene encoding anthranilate synthase component II, producing the protein MKVLVIDNFDSFTYNLVEYLSEQQVSGATGDDHEAVDVEVYKNTASLADVSAVDPDAVVISPGPGHPKNDRDVGITREVLRETSSTVPTFGVCLGLEAAVYEYGGEVGHAPAPIHGKASRIDHDGRGVFSGLPDGFSAARYHSLVARTVPDCFEVSATTEHGDETLVMGIRHREYPIECVQFHPESVLTGVGHEVVYNFLEQYVTASPTSTS; encoded by the coding sequence ATGAAGGTGCTCGTGATCGACAACTTCGACTCGTTCACCTACAACCTGGTCGAGTATCTCTCCGAACAGCAGGTCAGCGGCGCAACCGGGGACGATCACGAGGCTGTCGACGTCGAGGTGTACAAAAACACGGCGTCGCTCGCCGACGTCTCGGCGGTCGATCCGGACGCCGTCGTGATCAGCCCCGGCCCGGGACATCCGAAAAACGACCGCGACGTCGGCATCACCCGCGAGGTCCTCCGAGAAACGAGCAGCACCGTCCCCACGTTCGGGGTCTGTCTCGGGCTCGAGGCTGCCGTTTACGAGTACGGCGGTGAGGTCGGTCACGCACCCGCACCGATCCACGGGAAGGCCTCGCGGATCGACCACGACGGGCGGGGCGTGTTCAGTGGACTCCCGGACGGGTTCAGCGCAGCCCGGTATCACTCGCTGGTCGCACGGACGGTTCCGGACTGTTTCGAGGTGTCAGCCACCACCGAACACGGCGACGAGACGCTCGTGATGGGGATCCGCCACCGGGAGTATCCCATCGAGTGCGTCCAGTTTCATCCCGAGAGCGTGCTCACCGGGGTCGGCCACGAGGTGGTTTACAACTTCCTCGAGCAGTACGTCACCGCGTCGCCGACTTCCACGTCCTGA
- a CDS encoding SDR family oxidoreductase: MVLTVVVTGGTRGIGRGVARAFVERGDHVVVASRGEEAIEETVAELSALEGSASGLRTDVRDEFDVERLMEHAARAGVADGIDVVVANAGVAHGTPGQTPIDSEQYATFDDTLRTNVRGVFATIREALPHLQPDARVLVPSGGVAHETKSGVGAYAVSKAGAEAVARAFSADLEQAVGVVDPGLVATDLTGADRARDPADVAPMFVWAAVEADPESLDGERIDLRTWKSATR; the protein is encoded by the coding sequence ATGGTTCTGACGGTCGTCGTCACCGGCGGGACGCGCGGGATCGGGCGCGGCGTCGCCCGCGCGTTCGTCGAGCGTGGCGACCACGTCGTCGTCGCTTCGCGAGGAGAGGAGGCTATCGAGGAAACGGTAGCCGAGCTGTCTGCGCTCGAGGGGTCGGCGTCCGGCCTCCGAACCGACGTCCGCGACGAATTCGACGTCGAACGGTTGATGGAACACGCCGCCCGCGCTGGTGTGGCCGACGGGATCGACGTCGTCGTCGCGAACGCCGGCGTCGCTCACGGCACGCCGGGACAGACGCCGATCGATTCCGAGCAGTACGCGACGTTCGACGACACGCTCCGGACCAACGTCCGGGGAGTGTTCGCGACGATCCGCGAGGCGCTGCCCCACCTCCAGCCCGACGCGCGGGTGCTCGTCCCGTCGGGTGGCGTCGCCCACGAGACGAAGTCCGGTGTGGGTGCGTACGCGGTGTCGAAAGCCGGGGCCGAGGCGGTCGCCCGGGCGTTTTCCGCCGACCTCGAACAGGCGGTCGGAGTCGTCGATCCCGGCCTCGTGGCGACCGATCTCACGGGCGCAGATCGGGCCCGGGACCCGGCGGACGTCGCCCCGATGTTCGTGTGGGCGGCCGTCGAGGCCGATCCGGAAAGCCTCGACGGCGAACGGATCGACCTCAGGACGTGGAAGTCGGCGACGCGGTGA